In Pseudomonas fluorescens, a genomic segment contains:
- a CDS encoding alpha-2-macroglobulin has translation MFDSLKAISRRVVGVFLTVVGAVFGQWHPPLWLRAIGRGLANLGNKARAYPRQAGAGVLGLVLLAAAAFYGWHWYTHLPQPHTVGYSLHKPNLTDYTQQPPVVDNLQVRFAESVAPLAAIGKPVNEGISLKPAIAGTWRWSDDRSLVFVPEKDWPVDAHYTLDLAKKSLLADGVLLSQYSSQFSTQPFRASLAQNELYQDPSNPTLKQLVATFRFSHPVDEESVRKRVSVALGKGLAYRDAQLPNRPEITFDDTKLNAFVRSAALATPLESTPVSAKLDEGIKARDGGNASTAPLVAEVTVPGRYRLTFTGAEVSFVDNERGEPEPVLMFSSSSAVADDTIANKVQAWLLPEKAQDDTRPYNSNDIDDALLARSTKVNLTHVPSVEPLNTLHAFKFKAPAGRALYVRVPANLEAIGGYLAKNPTASLISMPAYPRTLQFLSDGALLSLNGEKRLGFMARGVPGAHVEIARLLPNQLQHLVDQSSGSFARPNFGNEYFDRMVERQALDIPLSSNDPAKTVYDNVDLSHYLTANGGRRGIFVLKLSPQDEPAERTFDYSRSSTSDLRFIVVTDLGIIAKRSSDGSHDVYVQSIGNGSPVADAQVDIIGRNGLPVASGHTDNEGHAHFAKLDELRREKTPLMYVVSRGNDQSFLPIARQSQQLDLSRFDVGGLEEDGAIDRLSAYLFTDRGLYRPGETAHLGMIVRSGNWKGALQGLPVELQITDPRGLEVIRQPLKLSTSGFEAFDFPSSETAPAGDYTATLQLIGQKQTRTDLGSVSFKVRDFEPDRMKVSLSLHDTPVLGWIPPDQVVAKVTAMHLFGAPASGRRVTAKMSLSPTLAAFDRYPDYRFRLNNSLDEASTEDLAETTVDDNGQALLDLNLQRFANSTYRLQVMTQVFEAEGGRNVAAQSALLVSSAPYLVGVKSQDSLSYVAKDAPRQVHWLAVAPDLTPLAVDGLTSEVVEHRYVSVLVKQSNGTYKYESRIKNISQPASPVVMTQEGAKQTLNTATPGDFTLQLKDANGNLLNQIDYSVAGRGNTSRSLERNAELQLRLDKRSYATGDEIAISIRAPYTGAGLITIERDKVYTQQWFKADSTNSVQHIRVPAGLEGNAYVNVQFVRDMGSAEVYMSPLSYGVVPFSINLDARRMALKVEGPAKIEPGQTLDIKVTADRPGRAVVYAVDEGILQVARYQTPDPLGFFFQKRALEVGTSQILDLILPEFSRLLSGAAPGGDTEGALANHLNPFKRKHQPPVAWWSGLVDLPAGESVLHYQVPDSFNGKLHLFAVAVDADSVGVSEANTEVRGPIVITPNVPAFVAPGDVFNVSAGVFSNLDAAADVKFEVQTSDGLVVKGGKGTTLSLQPRKEGTAEFKIKVGEHLGSADLRFVAVLPDGKRIQVAETTSIRPLSEHRVALSLGRFDSASKELKPTRELFNQLRDVQVGVAASPLVWANGLKQYLDDYGYACTEQLVSKAMPALIWGGTAPEAEQAFGSAVRMLRQRQNQAGGFGLWAANPDVAPYASLYATDFLIEAKERGLPVPEDLLVRANAYLTDLANGPSEGLSELRNRAYASYLLSRQGILVSGALSDIRERYESTFKDSWQNDLGAAYLAASYKLLKQDRQADTLLRKIPWRSLVDKWDSDGLYYDPLVHDAEHLHLLARHFPELLDEVPTALLDKLGKRLNEQRYNSLSAALLLRALDNYGQRAQSDMTLKATAWLGEKQQQLLEMAGQPPRAAVPVGTQKLLMEKTEGPAAFYMLSEAGFDKGSKLKPINNGLEIIHEYLDLKGEPVSKVAVGDEFLVRLRLRATDRDQVQQVAVVDLLPGGVEPVYNLPPEPETASGEDSEGEGEESEYVEDNQEADTWQAPIGETALSNWQPDYVDVRDDRVVLYGTALRDAGTFVYRVRATNAGTFNTPPAYAEGMYETTLQGRGKVGQLEITKP, from the coding sequence ATGTTCGATTCGCTCAAAGCCATCAGCCGTCGTGTTGTCGGTGTGTTTCTGACTGTGGTGGGGGCCGTTTTCGGTCAATGGCATCCGCCGCTATGGCTGCGTGCCATTGGCCGCGGCCTGGCGAACCTGGGCAACAAAGCCCGCGCTTATCCGCGCCAGGCCGGTGCCGGCGTATTGGGCCTGGTGCTGCTGGCCGCCGCGGCTTTCTATGGCTGGCACTGGTACACCCACCTGCCGCAGCCCCACACCGTGGGCTATTCGCTGCATAAACCCAACCTGACCGACTACACCCAGCAGCCACCGGTTGTGGATAACCTGCAGGTGCGCTTTGCCGAATCCGTGGCACCGTTGGCCGCCATCGGCAAACCCGTGAACGAGGGCATCAGCCTCAAACCTGCGATAGCAGGCACGTGGCGTTGGTCGGATGATCGCAGCCTGGTGTTTGTGCCGGAAAAAGACTGGCCCGTTGACGCCCACTACACCCTCGACCTGGCGAAGAAAAGCCTGCTGGCCGACGGCGTGTTGCTCAGCCAGTACAGTAGCCAATTCTCCACCCAGCCGTTCCGCGCCAGCCTGGCGCAAAACGAGCTGTACCAGGACCCATCCAACCCAACCCTGAAACAACTGGTAGCGACCTTCCGTTTTTCCCACCCGGTTGATGAAGAAAGCGTGCGCAAGCGCGTATCGGTCGCCCTAGGAAAAGGCTTGGCCTACCGCGATGCACAGCTGCCCAACCGCCCGGAAATAACCTTCGACGACACCAAGCTCAACGCCTTCGTGCGCTCTGCCGCCTTGGCTACCCCGCTGGAAAGCACGCCTGTCAGCGCCAAGCTCGATGAAGGCATCAAGGCCCGCGACGGCGGTAACGCCAGCACCGCACCGCTGGTGGCGGAAGTCACCGTACCGGGTCGTTATCGCCTGACCTTTACCGGCGCCGAAGTCAGCTTTGTGGACAACGAACGCGGCGAACCGGAGCCGGTGCTGATGTTCAGCAGTTCCAGTGCCGTAGCCGATGACACCATCGCCAATAAGGTCCAGGCCTGGCTGTTGCCGGAAAAAGCCCAGGACGACACCCGCCCCTATAACAGCAACGATATCGACGATGCCCTGCTCGCCCGCAGCACCAAGGTCAACCTGACCCACGTGCCCAGCGTCGAGCCGCTCAACACCCTGCACGCCTTCAAGTTCAAGGCCCCGGCCGGTCGAGCGCTGTATGTGCGAGTGCCCGCCAACCTGGAAGCCATCGGCGGCTACCTGGCGAAAAACCCCACAGCGTCCCTGATCAGCATGCCGGCGTATCCGCGCACCTTGCAGTTCCTCTCCGACGGCGCCCTGCTCAGCCTCAACGGCGAAAAACGCCTGGGTTTCATGGCCCGTGGCGTGCCGGGTGCCCATGTGGAAATCGCGCGCCTGCTGCCCAACCAATTGCAGCATCTGGTCGACCAAAGCAGCGGCAGCTTCGCCCGGCCTAACTTCGGCAACGAGTATTTCGATCGCATGGTCGAGCGTCAGGCGCTGGATATTCCGCTGTCGTCCAATGACCCGGCGAAAACCGTCTATGACAACGTCGACCTCAGCCATTACCTCACCGCCAACGGCGGTCGTCGCGGCATCTTCGTGCTCAAGCTCAGCCCGCAGGATGAACCGGCCGAACGCACCTTCGATTATTCGCGCAGCAGTACCAGCGACCTGCGCTTTATCGTGGTCACGGACCTGGGGATCATCGCCAAACGCTCCAGCGACGGCAGCCATGATGTGTATGTACAGTCCATCGGCAATGGCTCGCCGGTCGCCGACGCCCAGGTCGATATCATCGGGCGTAACGGTTTGCCGGTCGCCAGCGGCCACACCGATAACGAAGGCCACGCGCATTTCGCCAAGCTCGATGAACTGCGCCGTGAGAAAACGCCGCTGATGTATGTGGTCAGCCGTGGCAATGACCAATCCTTCCTGCCGATTGCCCGTCAGTCCCAGCAGTTGGATCTATCGCGCTTCGATGTCGGCGGCCTGGAAGAGGACGGTGCGATTGATCGTCTCAGCGCCTACTTATTCACCGACCGTGGCCTGTACCGGCCCGGTGAAACCGCGCACCTGGGCATGATCGTACGCAGCGGCAACTGGAAAGGCGCCCTGCAGGGCCTGCCGGTGGAACTGCAGATCACCGACCCACGCGGCCTGGAAGTGATTCGCCAACCGCTGAAGCTGTCCACCAGCGGCTTTGAAGCCTTTGATTTCCCCAGCAGCGAGACCGCCCCCGCCGGGGATTACACCGCCACCTTGCAGTTGATCGGCCAGAAGCAGACCCGCACAGACCTGGGCAGCGTCAGCTTCAAGGTTCGCGATTTCGAGCCGGACCGTATGAAGGTCAGCCTCAGCCTGCATGACACCCCGGTGCTGGGCTGGATTCCACCGGACCAGGTGGTGGCCAAAGTCACCGCGATGCACCTGTTCGGGGCCCCGGCGTCCGGCCGTCGCGTCACCGCGAAAATGTCCCTGAGCCCGACGCTGGCAGCCTTCGATCGCTACCCCGATTATCGCTTCCGCCTCAACAACTCGCTGGACGAGGCCAGCACCGAAGACCTGGCCGAGACCACCGTCGACGATAACGGCCAGGCGCTGCTTGACCTCAACCTGCAACGCTTTGCCAACAGCACCTACCGCCTGCAAGTGATGACCCAGGTATTTGAAGCCGAAGGTGGACGTAACGTGGCGGCGCAAAGTGCGTTGCTGGTGTCGTCCGCGCCCTATCTGGTCGGTGTGAAAAGTCAGGACTCACTGTCGTATGTCGCCAAAGACGCTCCCCGCCAGGTGCACTGGCTGGCCGTGGCGCCGGACCTCACGCCGCTGGCGGTGGATGGCCTGACCAGCGAAGTGGTCGAGCACCGCTACGTCTCGGTGCTGGTCAAGCAGTCCAACGGCACCTACAAATACGAGTCGCGCATCAAGAACATCAGCCAGCCGGCCTCGCCGGTGGTCATGACCCAGGAAGGCGCCAAGCAGACACTGAACACCGCCACGCCGGGCGATTTCACCCTGCAACTCAAGGATGCCAACGGCAACCTGCTCAACCAGATCGACTACAGCGTGGCCGGGCGTGGCAACACTTCGCGCTCCCTGGAACGCAACGCCGAGCTGCAACTGCGCCTGGATAAACGCAGCTACGCCACCGGGGATGAGATCGCGATCAGCATTCGTGCGCCGTATACCGGTGCGGGCCTGATCACCATCGAACGCGACAAGGTCTATACCCAGCAATGGTTCAAGGCCGACAGCACCAACAGCGTGCAACATATCCGCGTTCCCGCAGGGCTTGAGGGCAATGCCTACGTCAACGTGCAGTTTGTACGCGACATGGGTTCGGCCGAGGTGTACATGAGCCCGCTGTCCTATGGCGTGGTGCCGTTCAGCATCAACCTCGACGCACGGCGCATGGCGCTGAAGGTGGAAGGCCCGGCGAAGATCGAGCCGGGGCAGACCCTGGATATCAAGGTCACCGCCGACCGCCCGGGCCGGGCGGTGGTCTACGCGGTGGACGAAGGGATCCTGCAAGTAGCGCGCTACCAGACGCCGGACCCGTTGGGCTTCTTCTTCCAGAAGCGTGCACTGGAGGTCGGCACCAGTCAGATCCTTGACCTGATCCTGCCGGAATTCAGCCGCCTGCTCAGTGGGGCCGCGCCCGGTGGCGATACCGAAGGCGCCCTGGCCAATCACCTCAACCCGTTCAAGCGCAAACATCAGCCGCCTGTGGCCTGGTGGTCCGGGCTGGTGGACCTGCCCGCCGGTGAAAGCGTGCTGCATTACCAGGTGCCAGACAGCTTCAATGGCAAGCTGCACCTGTTTGCGGTGGCCGTGGATGCTGACAGCGTCGGTGTCAGCGAGGCCAACACCGAAGTACGCGGGCCGATCGTCATTACCCCCAACGTACCGGCCTTTGTCGCGCCGGGGGATGTGTTCAACGTGAGTGCCGGGGTGTTCAGCAACCTGGATGCCGCGGCGGATGTGAAGTTTGAAGTGCAGACCAGCGACGGACTGGTAGTCAAGGGCGGCAAGGGCACAACCTTGTCACTGCAACCGCGCAAGGAGGGTACCGCCGAGTTCAAGATCAAGGTCGGCGAGCACCTCGGCTCGGCGGATCTGCGCTTTGTCGCGGTGCTGCCGGACGGCAAGCGTATCCAAGTGGCGGAAACCACGTCGATCCGCCCCCTGAGTGAGCATCGCGTGGCCCTGAGCCTGGGACGTTTCGACAGCGCCAGCAAAGAGCTCAAGCCCACCCGCGAACTGTTCAACCAACTGCGCGATGTACAGGTGGGTGTGGCGGCCTCCCCGTTAGTGTGGGCCAATGGCCTCAAGCAGTACCTGGATGATTATGGCTATGCCTGCACCGAACAACTGGTGTCCAAGGCCATGCCAGCGTTGATCTGGGGCGGTACGGCGCCAGAGGCCGAGCAAGCCTTCGGCAGCGCGGTGCGCATGCTGCGCCAACGCCAGAACCAGGCCGGCGGCTTTGGTTTATGGGCGGCCAACCCGGATGTAGCGCCCTACGCCAGCCTGTACGCCACCGACTTCCTGATCGAGGCCAAGGAGCGCGGGCTGCCAGTACCGGAAGACCTGTTGGTGCGAGCCAATGCCTATCTGACGGACCTGGCCAACGGCCCGAGCGAAGGCCTGTCGGAATTGCGCAACCGTGCCTACGCCAGTTACCTGCTGAGCCGTCAGGGGATTCTCGTCAGTGGCGCCTTGAGCGATATCCGCGAACGCTACGAAAGCACCTTCAAGGATAGCTGGCAGAACGACCTCGGTGCCGCCTACCTGGCCGCCAGCTACAAGCTGCTCAAGCAGGATCGCCAGGCCGATACGTTGTTGCGCAAAATCCCATGGCGTTCGCTTGTGGATAAGTGGGACAGCGACGGCCTTTATTACGACCCGCTGGTGCACGATGCCGAACACTTGCACCTGCTGGCTCGGCACTTCCCCGAGCTGCTTGACGAGGTACCTACGGCGTTGCTGGATAAACTCGGCAAGCGCCTGAATGAACAGCGCTACAACTCACTCTCGGCCGCCCTGCTCCTGCGGGCCTTGGACAACTATGGCCAGCGCGCGCAAAGCGACATGACCCTCAAGGCCACCGCGTGGCTGGGTGAAAAACAGCAACAATTACTGGAGATGGCCGGCCAGCCACCGCGTGCCGCCGTGCCCGTGGGTACGCAAAAACTGCTGATGGAAAAAACCGAAGGCCCGGCAGCGTTCTACATGCTCAGCGAAGCCGGTTTCGATAAGGGCTCCAAGCTCAAGCCCATCAACAACGGCCTGGAAATCATCCACGAGTACCTTGACCTCAAAGGCGAGCCGGTGAGCAAGGTCGCGGTGGGCGACGAATTCCTCGTACGCCTGCGCCTGCGCGCAACGGATCGCGATCAGGTGCAGCAAGTGGCCGTGGTTGACCTGCTGCCCGGTGGCGTCGAGCCTGTGTATAACTTGCCGCCGGAGCCGGAAACCGCCAGCGGCGAGGACAGCGAAGGTGAAGGCGAAGAGTCTGAATACGTCGAAGACAACCAGGAAGCCGACACCTGGCAAGCGCCGATCGGCGAGACCGCGTTGAGCAACTGGCAGCCGGATTATGTGGATGTACGCGATGATCGGGTGGTGTTGTACGGCACCGCGTTGCGCGATGCCGGCACCTTCGTCTACCGCGTGCGCGCCACCAACGCCGGCACCTTTAATACACCACCGGCCTACGCCGAAGGTATGTACGAAACCACCCTGCAAGGGCGTGGCAAAGTAGGCCAGCTTGAAATTACCAAGCCTTAA
- a CDS encoding lysophospholipid acyltransferase family protein, which yields MFEPVVATLITSMARTVTGARSLWLGCAPVPVQRIYFANHSSHGDFVLLWASLPQNLRKFTRPVAGSDYWNKSALRRYIINRVFNGVLIDRERKDPVDNPLQPMLTALEGGDSLIIFPEGTRNLEDGLLPFKSGLYHLAKSYPQAELIPVWIANLNRVMPKGRVLPLPLLCTTSFGAPLQLEEGEDKALFLARTRDALLALAPEHS from the coding sequence ATGTTCGAACCCGTGGTTGCCACGCTGATTACCTCGATGGCCCGCACCGTCACCGGGGCTCGTAGCCTGTGGCTGGGCTGCGCACCGGTGCCGGTGCAACGCATCTACTTCGCCAACCACAGCAGCCACGGCGATTTCGTGTTGCTATGGGCGTCGTTGCCGCAGAACCTGCGCAAATTCACGCGCCCAGTGGCCGGCAGCGACTATTGGAACAAAAGCGCACTGCGCCGCTACATCATCAACCGCGTATTCAACGGCGTGTTGATCGACCGCGAACGCAAGGACCCTGTGGATAACCCCTTGCAACCCATGCTCACCGCGCTGGAAGGCGGGGACTCGCTGATCATCTTTCCCGAAGGCACGCGCAACCTGGAAGACGGCCTGCTGCCGTTCAAAAGCGGCTTGTACCACCTGGCAAAAAGTTACCCACAGGCTGAGTTGATCCCGGTGTGGATCGCCAACCTCAACCGGGTCATGCCCAAGGGTCGTGTGCTGCCACTGCCGCTGCTATGCACCACCAGCTTCGGTGCACCGCTGCAACTGGAGGAAGGCGAAGACAAGGCGCTGTTCCTGGCCCGTACCCGCGACGCCCTGCTCGCCCTCGCCCCGGAGCACTCCTGA
- a CDS encoding bifunctional alpha/beta hydrolase/class I SAM-dependent methyltransferase produces MREQQEHTFATHDGVELFYRHWPATAPADGEPRKAILLFHRGHEHSGRIAHLVDELNLPQFDFFAWDARGHGQSPGARGDSPSFATSARDVQTFCDHVGATHGIEEENVAVIAQSVGAVIAATWVHDYAPKIRALVLASPAFKVKLYVPFARPGLALMRKFRGNFFVNSYVKAKFLSHDPERVASYDSDPLITKAISVNVLLGLYEAADRVVADAQAIQVPTQLLISGSDFVVHRKPQQQFFDRLGSLKKELHILPGFFHDTLGERNRAVAVSSARRFILQNFTQPLDRASLLDADKLGATCAESEALAAPLPRNSLRDLYWRMTRASMGLGKNLSDGVKLGFDTGFDSGSTLDYVYRNTPTGKGALGRMIDTNYLNSIGWRGIRQRKLNVEELLRLAMAKLRDEQREVRIVDIAAGHGRYILEALQGVSPLPESILLRDYSDINVRDGSALIREKGLGEIAQFVKGDAFDRADLAALAPKPTLAVVSGLYELFADNAMVGGSLAGLADAVEPGGYLVYTGQPWHPQLELIARALTSHRQGQAWVMRRRSQAEMDQLVEAAGFRKITQRVDEWGIFTVSLAQKI; encoded by the coding sequence ATGCGCGAACAGCAAGAACACACCTTCGCTACCCATGACGGCGTCGAGCTTTTCTACCGGCACTGGCCGGCCACCGCCCCCGCGGACGGCGAGCCACGCAAGGCGATCCTGCTGTTCCATCGCGGTCACGAGCATTCGGGGCGCATCGCCCACCTGGTCGATGAACTGAACCTGCCGCAGTTCGACTTCTTTGCCTGGGACGCCCGTGGCCACGGCCAATCGCCTGGCGCACGCGGCGACAGCCCCAGCTTCGCCACCAGCGCCCGCGACGTGCAGACCTTCTGCGACCATGTCGGCGCCACCCACGGTATCGAGGAAGAAAATGTCGCCGTGATCGCCCAAAGCGTCGGCGCCGTGATCGCCGCCACCTGGGTCCACGACTACGCCCCTAAAATCCGTGCCCTGGTGCTGGCCTCCCCGGCGTTCAAGGTCAAGCTGTACGTGCCTTTCGCCCGCCCCGGCCTGGCACTGATGCGCAAGTTTCGCGGCAACTTTTTCGTCAACAGCTACGTCAAGGCCAAGTTCCTCAGCCATGATCCGGAGCGCGTGGCGTCCTACGACAGCGACCCGCTGATCACCAAGGCGATTTCGGTGAATGTGCTGCTGGGCTTGTACGAAGCGGCCGACCGGGTTGTAGCCGATGCCCAGGCGATCCAGGTCCCCACCCAGTTGCTGATCTCCGGCTCCGACTTCGTGGTGCACCGCAAACCCCAGCAGCAGTTTTTCGATCGCCTGGGCAGCCTGAAAAAAGAGCTGCATATCCTCCCCGGCTTTTTCCACGACACCCTCGGCGAACGTAACCGCGCCGTGGCCGTAAGCAGCGCCAGGCGCTTTATCCTGCAAAACTTCACCCAGCCGCTGGACCGCGCGTCTCTGCTGGACGCCGACAAGCTGGGCGCCACCTGCGCCGAGTCCGAAGCCCTTGCCGCGCCACTGCCGCGCAACTCCCTGCGCGACCTGTACTGGCGCATGACCCGCGCCAGCATGGGCCTGGGCAAGAACCTGTCGGATGGCGTAAAGCTGGGCTTCGACACCGGGTTCGACTCCGGCAGCACCCTGGACTACGTGTACCGCAACACGCCCACCGGCAAAGGCGCGCTGGGTCGGATGATCGACACCAATTACCTCAACTCCATCGGCTGGCGCGGTATTCGCCAGCGCAAGCTGAACGTCGAAGAACTGCTGCGCCTGGCCATGGCCAAGCTGCGGGATGAACAGCGTGAAGTACGCATTGTCGACATCGCCGCCGGCCACGGCCGCTACATCCTTGAAGCGTTGCAAGGCGTGTCGCCGCTGCCGGAATCGATCCTGCTGCGCGACTACAGCGACATCAACGTGCGCGACGGTAGCGCGCTGATTCGTGAGAAAGGCCTGGGGGAGATTGCGCAGTTCGTCAAAGGCGATGCGTTCGACCGCGCTGACCTGGCCGCGCTGGCGCCCAAGCCGACGCTGGCCGTGGTCTCCGGGCTGTATGAATTGTTCGCCGATAACGCCATGGTCGGCGGTTCGCTGGCCGGCCTGGCTGACGCGGTGGAACCCGGCGGTTACCTGGTCTACACCGGCCAGCCATGGCACCCGCAGTTGGAGTTGATTGCCCGCGCGCTGACCAGCCATCGCCAAGGCCAGGCCTGGGTGATGCGTCGCCGCAGCCAGGCGGAAATGGACCAACTGGTGGAGGCCGCCGGTTTCCGCAAAATCACCCAGCGTGTGGATGAGTGGGGCATCTTTACCGTGTCCCTGGCACAGAAGATCTGA
- a CDS encoding phosphatidate cytidylyltransferase, with protein sequence MASQTLMLFGGIGAILVLASLIGLILKLRSRGAPNAVIDNLNARINAWWVMVVVIGIAFWLGTGAVILLFYAVSFYALREFLTLTPTRRSDYPALVAAFYLALPLQYLLIYADWYGLFSIFIPVYVFLLLPILASLGGDSTHFLERASKVQWGLMIAVFCVSFVPALLTLDIPGYEGRNLLLIAYLVIVVQLSDVLQYVCGKLFGKHKIAPNLSPSKTVEGFVGGILLSSLIGAALWWTTPFNPWQSFLIALLINLLGFAGGIVMSAIKRDRGVKDWGHMIEGHGGMLDRLDSVCFAAPIFFHLVRYWWT encoded by the coding sequence ATGGCTAGCCAAACCCTGATGTTGTTCGGCGGGATCGGCGCGATCCTGGTACTCGCCTCGCTGATCGGCCTGATCCTCAAGCTGCGCAGCCGTGGCGCGCCGAATGCGGTGATCGACAACCTCAACGCGCGCATCAACGCCTGGTGGGTGATGGTGGTCGTGATCGGCATTGCCTTCTGGCTGGGTACCGGCGCGGTGATCCTGCTGTTCTACGCGGTGTCGTTCTATGCACTGCGCGAATTCCTGACCCTCACCCCCACCCGGCGCAGCGACTACCCGGCCCTGGTGGCCGCGTTCTACCTGGCCCTGCCGCTGCAATACCTGCTGATCTATGCCGACTGGTACGGCCTGTTCTCCATTTTCATCCCGGTATACGTGTTCCTGCTGCTGCCGATCCTCGCCTCCCTCGGCGGCGACAGCACGCACTTCCTGGAACGCGCGTCGAAGGTGCAATGGGGCCTGATGATCGCGGTGTTCTGCGTGTCCTTCGTGCCCGCCCTGCTGACCCTCGATATCCCCGGCTACGAAGGCCGTAACCTGCTGCTGATCGCGTACCTGGTGATCGTGGTGCAACTGTCGGACGTGCTGCAGTACGTGTGCGGGAAGCTGTTCGGCAAACACAAGATAGCGCCCAACCTGTCACCGTCGAAAACCGTGGAAGGCTTTGTCGGCGGGATCTTGCTGTCCTCCCTGATCGGCGCGGCACTATGGTGGACCACGCCGTTCAACCCATGGCAGTCGTTTTTGATCGCCCTGCTGATCAACCTGCTCGGCTTCGCCGGCGGCATCGTCATGTCGGCAATCAAGCGCGACCGCGGGGTCAAGGACTGGGGCCATATGATCGAAGGGCACGGCGGCATGCTGGATCGGCTGGATTCGGTGTGTTTCGCCGCCCCCATCTTCTTTCACCTCGTACGCTACTGGTGGACCTGA
- a CDS encoding phosphatase PAP2/dual specificity phosphatase family protein, which produces MREPGLLKPAVLWLLLLAPLFFSTYGFATWVTSQRSDVGTLVFGWETHMPFWAWTIVPYWSIDLLYGFSLLLPSTRHELKQHALRLLSAQVIAVSCFLIWPLRFTFERPELDGVFGWLFAVLAGFDKPFNQAPSLHIALLVILWIMYQRHAQGVWRWVVHAWFGLIGISVLTTYQHHFIDLPTGALAGWLCVWLWPLEHPSPLLNARLSRDPKRWRLGLRYGLGALTLVILAWVLRGWWLWLLWPAVSLALVNANYCVLGAAGFQKRADGRLTPAARWLYAPYLAAAWINSRLWTRQHPQPDRIVDNVWLGRIPATNEQASFKAIVDLCAELPINPQGAYQCVPVLDLIAPTAAECLQAAHAIERLRSSGPLLVCCALGYSRSATAMAAWLLHSGRAATVDEALAIIRTARDQVVLHPAHREALEGLLHAR; this is translated from the coding sequence ATGCGCGAACCCGGCCTGTTAAAGCCAGCTGTCCTGTGGCTGCTGCTCTTGGCGCCGCTGTTTTTCAGCACCTATGGTTTCGCCACCTGGGTCACCAGCCAGCGCAGCGACGTCGGCACGCTGGTGTTCGGCTGGGAAACCCATATGCCATTCTGGGCGTGGACCATCGTGCCCTACTGGTCCATCGACCTGCTCTACGGCTTCTCACTGCTGCTGCCCAGTACCCGCCATGAACTGAAGCAACATGCGCTGCGCCTGCTCAGTGCCCAGGTCATCGCCGTGAGCTGCTTCTTGATCTGGCCACTGCGCTTCACCTTCGAGCGGCCGGAACTGGACGGCGTGTTCGGCTGGCTGTTTGCCGTGCTGGCGGGTTTCGACAAACCGTTCAACCAGGCACCCTCGCTGCATATCGCGCTGCTGGTGATCCTGTGGATCATGTACCAGCGCCATGCCCAGGGCGTGTGGCGCTGGGTGGTGCATGCTTGGTTCGGGTTGATCGGTATTTCGGTGCTGACCACTTATCAACACCACTTTATTGACTTACCCACAGGCGCCCTCGCCGGCTGGCTGTGTGTGTGGCTGTGGCCGCTGGAACATCCCAGCCCGTTGCTGAATGCGCGGCTTAGCCGCGACCCCAAGCGCTGGCGGTTGGGTCTGCGCTATGGCCTGGGCGCCCTGACGCTGGTGATCCTCGCCTGGGTGCTGCGCGGGTGGTGGCTATGGCTGCTGTGGCCGGCGGTGTCCCTGGCCCTGGTCAACGCCAATTACTGTGTGCTCGGCGCGGCGGGCTTTCAGAAACGTGCCGATGGCCGTCTCACGCCGGCGGCTCGCTGGCTGTATGCGCCCTACCTGGCGGCCGCGTGGATCAATTCACGCCTGTGGACACGTCAGCATCCACAGCCCGACCGGATTGTGGATAACGTGTGGCTTGGAAGGATTCCTGCCACGAACGAGCAGGCTTCATTCAAGGCAATCGTCGATCTGTGTGCCGAACTGCCGATTAATCCACAGGGCGCTTATCAATGCGTTCCGGTGCTGGACTTGATCGCCCCAACCGCCGCCGAATGCCTGCAAGCGGCACACGCCATCGAACGCCTGCGCTCCAGCGGCCCGCTGCTGGTGTGTTGCGCCCTCGGTTACTCGCGCAGCGCCACCGCCATGGCCGCCTGGCTGCTGCACAGCGGGCGCGCCGCCACGGTGGATGAAGCACTGGCTATTATTCGTACAGCGCGGGACCAAGTGGTCCTGCATCCTGCTCACCGTGAAGCGTTGGAGGGTCTGCTCCATGCCCGCTGA